A DNA window from Gillisia sp. Hel1_33_143 contains the following coding sequences:
- a CDS encoding RNA polymerase sigma factor, with amino-acid sequence MSKDFYTQFILPYAGIIIKICRAYTDTEEDFQDYYQEVCLQLWKSRENFKGDSKWSTWVYRISLNVSLSLLKKDKKVNKKSVELKDLATVTPNDLNPFNDESLKLLYIAIKKLSELDRAIILLYLEENSYQEIAEIIGLSPNNIGVKITRIKKKLKTLLDGKIY; translated from the coding sequence TTGAGTAAAGATTTCTATACACAGTTCATTTTGCCTTATGCCGGAATAATCATTAAGATATGTCGTGCATATACGGATACCGAAGAAGATTTTCAGGATTACTACCAAGAAGTTTGTCTTCAGCTATGGAAAAGTCGGGAGAATTTTAAGGGTGATTCCAAATGGTCTACTTGGGTTTACCGAATTTCTTTAAATGTTTCACTTTCCCTGCTTAAGAAGGATAAGAAAGTAAATAAGAAAAGTGTGGAACTAAAAGATCTTGCTACTGTTACACCTAATGATCTGAATCCCTTCAATGACGAATCTCTTAAACTTCTTTACATAGCTATAAAAAAGCTTTCAGAACTAGACAGAGCGATCATACTGCTTTACTTAGAAGAAAATTCATACCAAGAAATAGCAGAAATAATAGGTTTATCGCCCAATAACATCGGAGTTAAAATCACTAGAATTAAGAAAAAATTAAAAACACTACTTGATGGAAAGATCTATTGA